A genomic stretch from Falco cherrug isolate bFalChe1 chromosome 1, bFalChe1.pri, whole genome shotgun sequence includes:
- the CXXC4 gene encoding LOW QUALITY PROTEIN: CXXC-type zinc finger protein 4 (The sequence of the model RefSeq protein was modified relative to this genomic sequence to represent the inferred CDS: inserted 4 bases in 2 codons; deleted 1 base in 1 codon) — translation MNTNVCVESGPNPEAPGLPKDSHLPEGALNSLVDYNSEMERYRSFATFYKTNGGAFPQAAKIARITTPIFPSAAAAAAARIGMSPWNCDTATAAAATAMLWGSGGGGGGGGAAGGARKPSSAAAAAASASAAAAAASSLHAGRGGMHHRSDAQRLGKPGCPPAEQPALPMANGNFLSTLSPEHCRPLAGECMNKLKCGAAEAEIMNLPERVGTFSAIPALGGLSLPPGVIVMTALHSPAAASAAVTDSAFQIANLADCPQSHASASPASALGAAAGAXGGGGGGGGGGGGXGGGGAGAGAGAGAGNPAKKKRKRCGVCVPCKRLINCGVCSSCRNRKTGHQICKFRKCEELKKKPGTSLEVRGDDFFFPSLPPSLLNPLPSPLQCFLSSFKMQHPFSEASFRL, via the exons ATGAACACCAACGTGTGCGTGGAGAGCGGCCCCAACCCCGAGGCGCCGGGGCTGCCCAAGGACAGCCACCTGCCCGAGGGGGCCCTCAACAGCCTTGTGGATTACAACTCGGAGATGGAGAGGTACCGCTCCTTCGCCACCTTCTACAAGACCAACGGCGGCGCCTTCCCCCAGGCGGCCAAGATCGCTCGCATCACCACC CCCATCTtccccagcgccgccgccgccgccgccgcccgcatCGGCATGTCCCCCTGGAACTGCGACACCGCCacggccgccgccgccaccgccatGCTctggggcagcggcggcggcggcggcggcggcggcgcggcgggcggcgcgaGGAAGCcctcctccgccgccgccgccgccgcctccgcctccgcggccgccgccgccgcctcctcgcTGCACGCCGGCAGGGGCGGCATGCACCACCGGAGCGACGCGCAGCGGCTGGGTAAGCCCGGCTGCCCGCCGGCCGAGCAGCCCGCCTTGCCCATGGCGAACGGCAACTTCCTCTCCACCCTCTCCCCCGAGCACTGCCGGCCGCTGGCCGGCGAGTGCATGAACAAGCTCAAGTGCGGCGCCGCCGAAGCCGAGATCATGAACCTCCCCGAGCGCGTCGGCACCTTCTCGGCCATCCCGGCGCTGGGCggcctctccctgccccccggGGTCATCGTCATGACGGCCCTGCACTCCCCCGCCGCGGCCTCGGCCGCCGTCACAGACAGCGCCTTCCAGATCGCCAACCTGGCGGACTGCCCGCAGAGCCACGCCTCGGCCTCGCCCGCCTCCGCCCtgggcgccgccgccggcgc ggggggcggcggaggcggcggcggcggcgggggggg cggcggcggcggggccggggccggggccggggccggggcgggcaaCCCCGCCAAGAAGAAGCGGAAACGCTGCGGGGTGTGCGTGCCCTGCAAGCGGCTCATCAACTGTGGAGTCTGCAGCAGTTGCAGGAACCGCAAAACGGGACACCAGATCTGCAAATTTAGGAAATGTGAAGAGCTTAAGAAAAAACCGGGCACTTCGCTAGAGGTCAGAGGagatgatttctttttccccagcctCCCGCCGTCCCTCCTCaaccccctgccctcccccctcCAGTGCTTCTTGTCTAGCTTCAAGATGCAGCATCCCTTTTCCGAGGCCTCCTTCAGGCTCTGA